A stretch of Pseudophryne corroboree isolate aPseCor3 chromosome 9, aPseCor3.hap2, whole genome shotgun sequence DNA encodes these proteins:
- the LOC134957996 gene encoding E-selectin-like isoform X2, which translates to MMAYLLYFFLISCGISLFSCVHGWTYHHSSYTMTYNDAQDYCRKDYTDMVAIQNRKENDYLNDILNFTQTYYWIGIRKNNITGQWFWVGTKKVLTDEAKNWATNEPNNKSQKKNEDCVEMYVKRKTDAGKWNDEPCNKKKVALCYKASCHASSCNNHGECVETINDYTCNCSEGFYGANCEHVVTCPAVNDIDNGSVVCTHVNGDFTYQSSCHFACLDGHVLVGSESAQCTGKGDWGFQIPHCKAIRCEHPSELENGVIDCSNTGEMLPDKSTCSFSCNEGFTLAGSPSVICVTPGQWTEEFPKCDAIQCEHPEKPNNGAMNCSSNGEMLTHKSTCNFSCDEGYAMVGSPSTLCSTSGHWTEKSPICKAIKCKRPEEPLNGTMSCASSGDMLVHRSICNFNCAEGFRLIGSSSILCAAPGQWTGEIPKCEAVQCASLVTPENGVMECQDGSRYNATCAFSCGEGFEMVGSCKLQCLLSGEWTSSVPICQAIQCAAVIAPENGQMECQDASNYNSQCSFSCLEGFRLIGSSVVTCLSSGKWNAAVPKCEAVQCASLVTPENGVMDCQDGSRYNAMCTFSCGEGFEMVGSSKLQCLLSGEWTSSVPKCQAIQCAAVIAPENGQMECQDASNYNSQCSFSCSEGYRLIGSSVVTCLSSGKWNVAVPKCEVMKCDVLVAPFMGKINCTHPVGEFEYRSVCTIDCEYGLLLNGTNTIKCNSNGNWTAALPFCQVVKMTHESATYVTVGVVTTGASVLSAVSLLIWLVKRLRKTANKFTPSSYQHLEATGVYQNTEDSSGSV; encoded by the exons GCATTTCACTCTTTTCTTGTGTACATGGCTGGACCTACCACCACTCATCCTATACCATGACATATAATGATGCTCAAGATTATTGTAGAAAAGACTACACTGATATGGTAGCAATTCAGAACCGAAAAGAAAATGACTATCTCAATGACATACTGAATTTTACTCAAACATATTACTGGATTGGCATTCGAAAAAACAATATCACTGGCCAGTGGTTCTGGGTTGGCACTAAGAAGGTGCTAACAGATGAAGCTAAAAACTGGGCCACCAATGAGCCCAACAACAAAAGCCAGAAGAAAAATGAGGACTGTGTTGAAATGTATGTCAAAAGGAAAACTGATGCAGGAAAATGGAATGATGAACCCTGCAATAAGAAAAAAGTTGCTTTGTGTTACAAAG CTTCTTGCCACGCTTCTTCTTGCAATAATCATGGGGAATGCGTAGAAACCATTAATGATTATACTTGCAACTGTTCTGAGGGATTTTATGGAGCAAACTGCGAGCATG TTGTCACTTGTCCAGCAGTGAATGACATTGACAATGGATCAGTTGTGTGTACTCATGTTAATGGAGACTTTACCTATCAGTCAAGCTGTCATTTTGCCTGTTTGGATGGACATGTGTTGGTTGGCTCAGAAAGTGCACAGTGTACTGGAAAAGGAGATTGGGGATTCCAGATCCCACATTGTAAAG CTATTCGGTGTGAGCATCCATCAGAACTAGAAAATGGCGTAATTGACTGTTCTAATACTGGGGAAATGCTACCAGATAAGTCCACATGCAGTTTCAGCTGTAATGAAGGCTTCACCTTGGCTGGGTCTCCTTCAGTAATTTGTGTGACTCCTGGCCAGTGGACAGAAGAATTCCCAAAATGTGATG CTATTCAGTGTGAGCATCCCGAGAAACCAAACAATGGAGCAATGAACTGTTCTAGCAATGGGGAAATGCTGACACATAAATCCACATGCAATTTCAGCTGTGATGAAGGTTATGCCATGGTGGGATCTCCTTCAACACTTTGTAGTACTTCTGGTCACTGGACAGAAAAATCTCCAATATGTAAAG CTATTAAATGCAAGCGCCCAGAGGAACCACTGAATGGAACTATGAGCTGCGCAAGTTCTGGGGATATGCTAGTACATAGATCCATCTGTAATTTCAACTGTGCAGAAGGATTCAGACTGATTGGGTCGTCTTCAATTCTCTGTGCTGCTCCTGGTCAGTGGACAGGAGAAATCCCAAAATGTGAAG CTGTGCAGTGCGCTTCCTTGGTTACTCCTGAGAATGGTGTGATGGAATGCCAGGATGGGTCACGCTACAACGCCACATGTGCATTTTCCTGTGGAGAAGGCTTTGAGATGGTCGGCTCATGCAAACTCCAATGTTTGCTTTCTGGAGAGTGGACATCTTCAGTGCCCATATGTCAAG CTATTCAGTGTGCTGCTGTGATTGCTCCTGAGAACGGTCAGATGGAATGTCAAGATGCATCCAACTACAACTCACAGTGTTCATTTAGCTGCTTGGAAGGCTTCAGATTGATTGGCTCATCAGTGGTCACATGTTTATCTTCTGGAAAATGGAATGCAGCGGTTCCCAAATGTGAAG CTGTGCAGTGCGCTTCCTTGGTTACTCCTGAGAATGGTGTGATGGATTGCCAGGATGGATCACGCTACAATGCCATGTGTACATTTTCATGTGGAGAAGGCTTTGAGATGGTCGGCTCATCCAAACTCCAATGTTTGCTTTCTGGAGAGTGGACCTCTTCAGTGCCCAAATGTCAAG CTATTCAGTGTGCTGCTGTGATTGCTCCTGAGAACGGTCAGATGGAATGTCAAGATGCATCCAACTACAACTCACAGTGTTCATTTAGCTGCTCGGAAGGTTACAGGTTGATTGGCTCATCAGTGGTCACATGCTTATCTTCTGGAAAATGGAATGTGGCTGTTCCCAAATGTGAAG TAATGAAATGTGATGTCCTCGTTGCTCCATTCATGGGGAAAATAAATTGCACTCACCCAGTAGGAGAATTTGAATATAGGTCTGTGTGCACAATTGACTGCGAATATGGTCTGTTACTAAATGGAACAAATACTATTAAATGTAATAGTAATGGAAATTGGACTGCAGCACTACCATTTTGCCAAG TTGTGAAAATGACACATGAGTCAGCAACCTACGTAACAGTTGGAGTTGTTACGACTGGGGCTTCTGTCTTGTCTGCTGTGTCTCTTCTCATCTGGCTTGTAAAGCGTTTACGTAAAACAG cAAATAAATTTACTCCCTCAAG TTATCAACATCTTGAAGCTACGGGTGTCTATCAAAATACAGAAGATAGCAGTGGCAGTGTGTAA
- the LOC134957996 gene encoding E-selectin-like isoform X1, which yields MMAYLLYFFLISCGISLFSCVHGWTYHHSSYTMTYNDAQDYCRKDYTDMVAIQNRKENDYLNDILNFTQTYYWIGIRKNNITGQWFWVGTKKVLTDEAKNWATNEPNNKSQKKNEDCVEMYVKRKTDAGKWNDEPCNKKKVALCYKASCHASSCNNHGECVETINDYTCNCSEGFYGANCEHVVTCPAVNDIDNGSVVCTHVNGDFTYQSSCHFACLDGHVLVGSESAQCTGKGDWGFQIPHCKAIRCEHPSELENGVIDCSNTGEMLPDKSTCSFSCNEGFTLAGSPSVICVTPGQWTEEFPKCDAIQCEHPEKPNNGAMNCSSNGEMLTHKSTCNFSCDEGYAMVGSPSTLCSTSGHWTEKSPICKAIKCKRPEEPLNGTMSCASSGDMLVHRSICNFNCAEGFRLIGSSSILCAAPGQWTGEIPKCEAVQCASLVTPENGVMECQDGSRYNATCAFSCGEGFEMVGSCKLQCLLSGEWTSSVPICQAIQCAAVIAPENGQMECQDASNYNSQCSFSCLEGFRLIGSSVVTCLSSGKWNAAVPKCEAVQCASLVTPENGVMDCQDGSRYNAMCTFSCGEGFEMVGSSKLQCLLSGEWTSSVPKCQAIQCAAVIAPENGQMECQDASNYNSQCSFSCSEGYRLIGSSVVTCLSSGKWNVAVPKCEVMKCDVLVAPFMGKINCTHPVGEFEYRSVCTIDCEYGLLLNGTNTIKCNSNGNWTAALPFCQVVKMTHESATYVTVGVVTTGASVLSAVSLLIWLVKRLRKTANKFTPSSSYQHLEATGVYQNTEDSSGSV from the exons GCATTTCACTCTTTTCTTGTGTACATGGCTGGACCTACCACCACTCATCCTATACCATGACATATAATGATGCTCAAGATTATTGTAGAAAAGACTACACTGATATGGTAGCAATTCAGAACCGAAAAGAAAATGACTATCTCAATGACATACTGAATTTTACTCAAACATATTACTGGATTGGCATTCGAAAAAACAATATCACTGGCCAGTGGTTCTGGGTTGGCACTAAGAAGGTGCTAACAGATGAAGCTAAAAACTGGGCCACCAATGAGCCCAACAACAAAAGCCAGAAGAAAAATGAGGACTGTGTTGAAATGTATGTCAAAAGGAAAACTGATGCAGGAAAATGGAATGATGAACCCTGCAATAAGAAAAAAGTTGCTTTGTGTTACAAAG CTTCTTGCCACGCTTCTTCTTGCAATAATCATGGGGAATGCGTAGAAACCATTAATGATTATACTTGCAACTGTTCTGAGGGATTTTATGGAGCAAACTGCGAGCATG TTGTCACTTGTCCAGCAGTGAATGACATTGACAATGGATCAGTTGTGTGTACTCATGTTAATGGAGACTTTACCTATCAGTCAAGCTGTCATTTTGCCTGTTTGGATGGACATGTGTTGGTTGGCTCAGAAAGTGCACAGTGTACTGGAAAAGGAGATTGGGGATTCCAGATCCCACATTGTAAAG CTATTCGGTGTGAGCATCCATCAGAACTAGAAAATGGCGTAATTGACTGTTCTAATACTGGGGAAATGCTACCAGATAAGTCCACATGCAGTTTCAGCTGTAATGAAGGCTTCACCTTGGCTGGGTCTCCTTCAGTAATTTGTGTGACTCCTGGCCAGTGGACAGAAGAATTCCCAAAATGTGATG CTATTCAGTGTGAGCATCCCGAGAAACCAAACAATGGAGCAATGAACTGTTCTAGCAATGGGGAAATGCTGACACATAAATCCACATGCAATTTCAGCTGTGATGAAGGTTATGCCATGGTGGGATCTCCTTCAACACTTTGTAGTACTTCTGGTCACTGGACAGAAAAATCTCCAATATGTAAAG CTATTAAATGCAAGCGCCCAGAGGAACCACTGAATGGAACTATGAGCTGCGCAAGTTCTGGGGATATGCTAGTACATAGATCCATCTGTAATTTCAACTGTGCAGAAGGATTCAGACTGATTGGGTCGTCTTCAATTCTCTGTGCTGCTCCTGGTCAGTGGACAGGAGAAATCCCAAAATGTGAAG CTGTGCAGTGCGCTTCCTTGGTTACTCCTGAGAATGGTGTGATGGAATGCCAGGATGGGTCACGCTACAACGCCACATGTGCATTTTCCTGTGGAGAAGGCTTTGAGATGGTCGGCTCATGCAAACTCCAATGTTTGCTTTCTGGAGAGTGGACATCTTCAGTGCCCATATGTCAAG CTATTCAGTGTGCTGCTGTGATTGCTCCTGAGAACGGTCAGATGGAATGTCAAGATGCATCCAACTACAACTCACAGTGTTCATTTAGCTGCTTGGAAGGCTTCAGATTGATTGGCTCATCAGTGGTCACATGTTTATCTTCTGGAAAATGGAATGCAGCGGTTCCCAAATGTGAAG CTGTGCAGTGCGCTTCCTTGGTTACTCCTGAGAATGGTGTGATGGATTGCCAGGATGGATCACGCTACAATGCCATGTGTACATTTTCATGTGGAGAAGGCTTTGAGATGGTCGGCTCATCCAAACTCCAATGTTTGCTTTCTGGAGAGTGGACCTCTTCAGTGCCCAAATGTCAAG CTATTCAGTGTGCTGCTGTGATTGCTCCTGAGAACGGTCAGATGGAATGTCAAGATGCATCCAACTACAACTCACAGTGTTCATTTAGCTGCTCGGAAGGTTACAGGTTGATTGGCTCATCAGTGGTCACATGCTTATCTTCTGGAAAATGGAATGTGGCTGTTCCCAAATGTGAAG TAATGAAATGTGATGTCCTCGTTGCTCCATTCATGGGGAAAATAAATTGCACTCACCCAGTAGGAGAATTTGAATATAGGTCTGTGTGCACAATTGACTGCGAATATGGTCTGTTACTAAATGGAACAAATACTATTAAATGTAATAGTAATGGAAATTGGACTGCAGCACTACCATTTTGCCAAG TTGTGAAAATGACACATGAGTCAGCAACCTACGTAACAGTTGGAGTTGTTACGACTGGGGCTTCTGTCTTGTCTGCTGTGTCTCTTCTCATCTGGCTTGTAAAGCGTTTACGTAAAACAG cAAATAAATTTACTCCCTCAAG CAGTTATCAACATCTTGAAGCTACGGGTGTCTATCAAAATACAGAAGATAGCAGTGGCAGTGTGTAA